In Candidatus Latescibacter sp., the genomic window AGACCTTCCGGGTGATACCTGTCGGCTATCTCCTTTTCGATTCGCGGCAGAGCCTCGCTCTTGGCAAAGGCGATGACACAACCCCCGAAACCGGCGCCGGTCAGACGGGCGCCGTGGACGCCCTCGATTCCCTGCAGTATCTCCACCAGGATGTCCAACTCCCCGCAGGAGACCTCGAAATCATCTCGCAGGCTCTGATGAGAGGCCGATAGGAGTTTTCCTGTTTCCGCGAGATCCTCCGAAGTAAGGGCCTGCACCGTTCGGAGAACCCGGTCGTTTTCTGTAACAATATGACGGAGGCGGCGGAAAATGGTTTCGTGGCAGGTTTTTTCAAGAAGCGGCAGGTCGGTTGTTTCCACATCGCGCAGGCCGTTGATAGTACGGCCGGGAAACGTCTTACGGGCGCAGCGAACCGCTTCCTCGCATTCCCGGCGGCGGCGGTTGTATTCAGAATCGACCAGGCCGCGGCGTTTTCGTGAATCAACAACCACCCAGATGTTTCCGGGAACCTCGGCGGGCACAGCTTTCATGCTCAGGCTCGCGCAGTCAATGAACATCGCTTTTCCTTTTCGCCCCGCCCGCGATATAAGCTGGTCCATGATTCCGCAATTCACTCCTACGAACAGGTTCTCCGCCCGCTGGCAGAGCAGCGCCGCCTCCGTATCATCCATCAGGAATTCGTAAAGACCCTCAAGGGCGGTCAGCATTGCAGTCTCCAGCGCCGCCGAAGAGGAAAGTCCGGAGCCGATGGGGATATTGCCGCCCACAGCGAAACAAAAACTGCCGGCCCTGCGTCCGGTCTCTTCAAGTTCTCTCA contains:
- the galK gene encoding galactokinase; this translates as MGMETGTPAGVFMHELIEKVISAFRDNYDLEPETVAVAPGRVNLIGEHTDYTGGFVLPAAINREIVIAAGKTGGDSIRGFSVNFHREAACRVGKYDPAHPVGWFRYIMGVLRELEETGRRAGSFCFAVGGNIPIGSGLSSSAALETAMLTALEGLYEFLMDDTEAALLCQRAENLFVGVNCGIMDQLISRAGRKGKAMFIDCASLSMKAVPAEVPGNIWVVVDSRKRRGLVDSEYNRRRRECEEAVRCARKTFPGRTINGLRDVETTDLPLLEKTCHETIFRRLRHIVTENDRVLRTVQALTSEDLAETGKLLSASHQSLRDDFEVSCGELDILVEILQGIEGVHGARLTGAGFGGCVIAFAKSEALPRIEKEIADRYHPEGLSRGAAIWPIEVSEGARRIRQG